A single Argentina anserina chromosome 7, drPotAnse1.1, whole genome shotgun sequence DNA region contains:
- the LOC126801545 gene encoding telomere repeat-binding protein 3-like, producing the protein MVLKKKLDFGFNGFQFPTIPRAPRSARRRGPQKTSVEDGQICAFELLASIAGKLLQESESSSASSHASKRNSQPAFDKDVKQEIQDEHKPLKDECLDQGCSEESVSLELTSKNIDRKCTRKEFLHAESDTALERASIITSCDSSKKVAGQTKSVIRSSKPTFLNHLGKLGRGSPGIGESSFNNIGPKGCEGLDTGGCNRSNTCSSKDPMEVHAEYPATVNGDNNVKLSLYRNLIPNASFSRHRNDIELGIRDDDEKFSRCNKFSTKVKVFRPPSRIGDRRIRKLLTSKYWKVAPKLRECDNSRYDGGVKATYHKRKVFYNRERSQPDTFCKRRKMLKQCSIVTSDGGFSGESVSYLPEKGMNGDKSVPAANGVSCSVIGPQASFHSKESNVKLRIRSFKVPELFIEVPETETVGSLKRTVMEAVNAILNGGLNVGVLYQGKRVRDDNRTLLQSGISCKDNLDSLAFTLEPSPVEAPPSLYPCDPPSLSCEGSLLLTGSPSTPLLDPGISDLISDPPLTNSACLAESKHESVSSHIDLLSNKAMPECQAIVPLPDMSMEPLAAVPVNQKSKRSELVQRRTRRPFSVSEVEALVQAVEDLGTGRWRDVKMCAFENADHRTYVDLKDKWKTLVHTAQISPQQRRGEPVPQELLDRVLAAHSYWCQHQAKQQGKLQTCVPRITDTCSTDRHGAERYSAIV; encoded by the exons ATGGTGTTGAAGAAGAAGCTAGATTTTGGATTTAATGGATTCCAGTTCCCCACCATACCTAGAGCTCCCAGATCAGCTAGA AGGAGGGGCCCACAAAAGACATCAGTTGAGGATGGACAAATCTGTGCGTTTGAATTACTGGCTTCTATAGCTGGCAAGCTGTTGCAGGAGAGCGAAAGTTCATCCGCCTCCAGTCATGCTTCTAAAAGAAACTCTCAGCCTGCCTTTGATAAAGATGTTAAGCAAGAAATACAAGATGAACACAAACCTCTGAAAGATGAATGTCTAGATCAGGGCTGCTCTGAAGAGAGTGTTTCTTTAGAGCTGACCTCAAAAAACATTGATCGGAAGTGTACTCGAAAAGAATTTCTGCATGCTGAGAGTGATACGGCTTTGGAACGTGCTTCGATCATTACAAGTTGTGACAGCTCAAAGAAAGTTGCTGGTCAGACGAAGTCTGTAATACGCAGTAGCAAGCCCacatttctcaatcatttggGTAAATTAGGGAGAGGCTCCCCAGGTATTGGGGAGTCCTCTTTTAATAATATAGGTCCGAAAGGCTGTGAGGGATTAGACACTGGAGGGTGTAATAGGTCTAACACATGCAGTTCCAAGGATCCAATGGAAGTGCATGCAGAGTATCCTGCAACTGTCAATGGAGACAATAATGTCAAATTGTCATTGTACAGGAATCTCATTCCAAATGCTTCTTTTTCCAGGCATAGGAATGATATTGAATTAGGTATTAGAGATGATGACGAAAAATTTTCTAGGTGCAATAAATTCAGCACTAAGGTAAAAGTCTTTAGGCCTCCATCACGTATTGGAGACCGAAGAATAAGAAAGTTACTGACATCCAAATATTGGAAGGTGGCTCCAAAACTGAGGGAATGTGATAACTCCAGATATG ATGGGGGAGTAAAAGCTACTTACCATAAGAGGAAAGTCTTTTACAATCGTGAACGATCTCAACCTGACACTTTTTGTAAGAGGAGGAAAATGCTTAAACAATGCTCAATAGTGACTTCTGATGGAGGGTTCAGTGGTGAAAGTGTTTCTTATTTACCAGAGAAGGGCATGAATGGAGACAAAAGTGTTCCTGCTG CAAATGGGGTGTCTTGTTCAGTCATAGGCCCTCAAGCTTCTTTCCACTCCAAGGAATCTAATG TGAAACTCAGAATCAGATCCTTTAAGGTACCTGAGCTTTTCATTGAGGTGCCAGAAACTGAAACTGTCGGTTCCTTGAAG AGGACAGTTATGGAGGCAGTGAATGCCATACTAAATGGTGGCCTAAATGTTGGGGTGTTGTATCAAGGTAAAAGGGTTAGGGATGACAACAGAACTCTACTACAGAGTGGAATTTCTTGTAAAGACAATTTGGATTCTCTGGCTTTTACATTGGAGCCTAGTCCTGTAGAAGCTCCTCCATCTTTGTATCCTTGTGATCCTCCCTCGTTGTCCTGTGAGGGATCGTTGCTTTTGACCGG GTCCCCAAGCACACCTCTACTGGATCCAGGGATTTCTGATTTGATATCTGATCCCCCTCTGACCAATTCTGCCTGTCTTGCTGAAAGTAAGCATGAATCAGTTTCCTCTCATATTGATCTATTATCCAACAAAGCCATGCCAGAGTGCCAGGCAATAGTTCCACTTCCTGACATGAGCATGGAGCCACTAGCTGCGGTTCCTGTGAACCAGAAATCAAAAAGATCTGAGCTTGTGCAGCGCCGAACCAGGAGGCCATTTTCTGTATCAGAAGTAGAAGCATTAGTGCAAGCTGTTGAGGACCTTGGAACTGGAAG GTGGCGTGATGTTAAAATGTGTGCATTTGAGAATGCAGATCATCGAACTTATGTGGATTTGAAG GACAAGTGGAAGACTTTGGTTCACACCGCACAAATCTCTCCTCAGCAAAGAAGGGGAGAGCCTGTTCCCCAGGAGCTTTTGGACAGAGTATTGGCTGCCCATTCTTACTGGTGCCAACACCAGGCTAAGCAACAAGGCAAGCTCCAGACTTGTGTCCCAAGAATCACAGATACTTGCTCGACTGATAGACATGGCGCTGAAAGGTACTCAGCCATTGTATGA